From the genome of Colias croceus chromosome 12, ilColCroc2.1:
ataaataaatgtttgagtttgagtttgagtttataaaAGATACAAAGATAAACCTATCTACCAAAGAAATAGTATTTTATCTACAACATCTCAATAATCTTCTACGAgtacaataattgtattatgtatatatttttatatgaataaatatttatacaaagaATGTACTTGCTGCCTTTCATGGAAATAATACTATCAcacataacatatttattacctaatgAACAAAGGAGAACAAGATGATTCTGCATTTTATTCATACACTAGAAGTATAGTTagatattttagaatatttaaacCTCTATATTTCTATACTCTATGTGAATTAGTATCTCTAATATTGTGAATTatgatttgtttaaaataactctattaaaaataactattttcaaACTCACTTTTCTTTTGACGCTCTTCGTTGTGCCTTAGTCACTTGCAACATATCATTTAATTTCTCTACAACTTCCCGGTTTAAGAATGACAAGTTAAAGAATCTTATAAAAGTTggcataaaaattaatacgaaaaatattaacattctCTTGGGCATTGACATGTCACCAACTTTTTCTGCTACctgtaaataatttcaattttattaatttattatttttatctagtaaatataataataataaatattagaaattttATACCACATTATATGATAACTATACATTATCATTGTtaactttgtataatatttaagggtagtttatttttaataattattaatttttttttatatggttATGGGATTCACAATCATATATTGTGGAGACATACCTTTACAAATTTTGCATTTTCATCAGTAAGAGCATCTGATCTGATACCAAAAGCAGAGGCACCAATTACTTCCAATGTAAAGTGACCCATTATATCTTTCATCTCAATATCTTTTTTATCTGTAACATTGTACTAAAACATTTGATACTAAAACCAGTTAAGTATGTACAGtttaaaaagcaaattttataaatattcacgACAATACTATACTACAGTTAGCTGACACTATTGATAAAACATCACAGTAAAAAGTTTAGTAAATAAGTAccaaattgatttaaaaatccAACCAATTGGTCTGCACATGTTTGTAAAAGAGGTATCAGGTTCTTAAGTCGAGATGAACTAAATGTTGGTGTCATAATACTGCGGACAGCCTTCCATTCTGCTCcctagaaaatatattataataaacaaagtaACAGTATCGTGTATGTCATATAAATTGTgttcacaaaataatattagtacataaataaaatcaagcTTTGCCTTTTGTAgatgtttgtatttattagtttacataatattgtacttTGTGTGGATTTCCACTCAAAAGagacaatattaaaaaataaatttaatttacctttaagtttaaaatacttCTACTTAAGTATCTTGGTTCTCGACTTCTAAATCCACTTCTATCagtgaaatgatcaaaatcgCGAATTGTTACTGCTTTAATGATTTCGCTGTCAATAAGATACAGGATCGGCCTTCTCCCTTCAAATatacctaaaaaaatattatgcaagaTTAAACAAAAGCCCTATAAAGACTTAATAaagaacattaattttatagatgttacagaaaatatgaaattggtgcatattaatacaaaattaaaacttaccaCCATATGGCTGTCCTTTAAAATAGTTATAGATTTCCAATTGAAAATCATGGAGTGATTTCATCCCTAAAAGTCTGCCTCCAAGATTACCAACTAAGAAACGAGGTTTCATGAATTTTATTCCTCTTTTTTCAAAAAAGTCGTGAGTGCtagtgtagtaaaaatataacaaaaatataatagttaaaaaCAGCAAAAGCTTCCAGTcttctattataaattttacaagGTTTTTTGTGCCCGTGCTAAGctccattttataaaaaataacgtatCTGGTCcggaaataaaaattattttatcgtattgaaaaataaaatatacacagTCCcctaataatgtaaaatactacgcaatatttgtttatagatAATTTCAAATAGCGTAATTTGTATTCGAACCGAATTAACCTGCTCCTCACAAATATCTAAATGACACCAATGACACTGGAAACACTGAAACACagagtacttttttatatatgagaaatcaaaatttaatttgcaatcaACTTGAAGTAATGCACAATTCGTACATAGTTCATTGTACTATaatgtaaatgtatattttgctACCTATATAGTTTGTATccttatcacataaaaaagATGCAAATGACATTGGAATGACATTGTCATTGATACTTTACGTCAATAAATCAATGAATAAGGAACAATGAATAAGGAATCACATGGAagtgacatacctacaaaaaaagtgTGGCCGGTAGTGTTGCCGCTCGATAGTCCACTATCGATAGTCTATCGATTAACTATCGATAGTTGGGGAAAAGCAATAGTATCGATAGCactatcgatactatcgatagtgtcgatactatcgatagtatcgatagtCCTATAAGCGTAAATACTATCGATACAAAGCAATACCATCGATACTATCGAAGCTCAATATCGAACGAactatcgatactatcgatagtgtCGATACTATCGAAGCTCAATATCGAACGAactatcgatactatcgatagtgtcgatactatcgataatATCGTCCCATCGATAGTGACCTTTTTCTCGATAGTATTGctttatcaataatattatagtggaTGATAGAGAACTAGATGTTTGGTTATAATACTTTTCAAGTTATCTATTGGCGCTTTGTACAatccattttttttagttcGTTAATTCGTAATCCAATAAGCCACGTACATTTGTGCATAGTTAGTGTcttctaatttaaattgacCCATTATACCAAGAAATCGTGAACAATACTATTGCACAATTTACTACTATCGATAGCTCAaaactatcgatagtatcagtactatcgatagtatcgattgTAGTTGCAATATTCAGTAGCAATagtatcgatactatcgacagtatcgatagTATAGCAACTA
Proteins encoded in this window:
- the LOC123695990 gene encoding cytochrome P450 9e2-like isoform X1, whose product is MELSTGTKNLVKFIIEDWKLLLFLTIIFLLYFYYTSTHDFFEKRGIKFMKPRFLVGNLGGRLLGMKSLHDFQLEIYNYFKGQPYGGIFEGRRPILYLIDSEIIKAVTIRDFDHFTDRSGFRSREPRYLSRSILNLKGAEWKAVRSIMTPTFSSSRLKNLIPLLQTCADQLVGFLNQFDKKDIEMKDIMGHFTLEVIGASAFGIRSDALTDENAKFVKVAEKVGDMSMPKRMLIFFVLIFMPTFIRFFNLSFLNREVVEKLNDMLQVTKAQRRASKEKHNDFLQLLMDAAEKEKEQLGNNHSEMHLDDGTVDAQSIIFLVAGFETSSTLLSFAAHVLATKPDLQDKLREHVISVTEGKEMNYDLLTQLDYLEGFLLETLRMYPPASRIDRVVTKPYVLPGTSIKLNVGQAVAIPIYGIHMDPNIYPEPHEFRPERFMKDEKKDRPSHLFLAFGAGPRNCIGLRFAMISAKLAMVAVLKNFRFKTCPKTQDPVQFDKRAFLLKASQGIYVNVEKI